A stretch of Anas acuta chromosome 3, bAnaAcu1.1, whole genome shotgun sequence DNA encodes these proteins:
- the SOX7 gene encoding transcription factor SOX-7 yields the protein MAALLSTYPWPERLEGEAAEGLQAGPPPSRCPPGEKSAESRIRRPMNAFMVWAKDERKRLAVQNPDLHNAELSKMLGKSWKALSLSQKRPYVEEAERLRVKHMQDYPNYKYRPRRKKQVKRICKRVDPGFLLGSLARDQNAVPEKRTCGRAGGEKEGPGEYPPRPGLPPVRGYRDPPGSSSGTSVDTYPYGLPTPPEMSPLDAIDPEQSFFSSPCPDEHHRSHLAAGAPFSPEYPGSSLPCNHHPLSPMPQPATCMMPSASACPPLPPSSYYTAAFPPLQPPGLHAHLGQLSPPPDHHGFDTLDQLSQAELLGEMDRNEFDQYLNTPGHGEHHAGALASGHVPAASAAGGSQAAETSLISVLADATATYYNNYSVS from the exons aTGGCTGCGCTGCTGAGCACCTACCCCTGGCCGGAGAGGTTGGAAGGGGAGGCTGCGGAGGGGCTGCAAGCGGGGCCGCCCCCgagccgctgccccccgggggAGAAGAGCGCCGAGAGCCGCATCCGCCGCCCCATGAACGCCTTCATGGTGTGGGCGAAGGACGAGAGGAAGAGGCTGGCGGTGCAAAACCCCGACCTGCACAACGCGGAGCTCAGCAAGATGCTCG GCAAGTCCTGGAAGGCGCTGAGCCTCTCGCAGAAGCGACCCTACGTGGAGGAGGCCGAGCGGCTGCGGGTCAAGCACATGCAAGATTACCCCAACTACAAGTACCGGCCCCGAAGGAAGAAGCAGGTCAAGAGGATCTGCAAGCGGGTGGACCCCGGGTTTTTACTGGGCAGCCTGGCACGGGACCAAAACGCCGTGCCCGAGAAGCGGACctgcggccgggccgggggcgagAAAGAGGGGCCGGGTGAGTACCCCCCtcgcccggggctgccccccgtCCGGGGCTACCGGGATcccccggggagcagcagcggcaCCAGCGTGGACACGTATCCCTACGGGCTGCCCACCCCTCCCGAAATGTCTCCGTTGGATGCCATAGACCCCGAGCAGAGCTTCTTCTCCTCGCCCTGCCCCGACGAGCATCACCGCTCCCACCTCGCCGCCGGAGCCCCCTTCTCCCCGGAGTACCCGGGCAGCTCCCTCCCGTGCAACCACCACCCGCTCAGCCCCATGCCACAGCCGGCCACCTGCATGATGCCTTCGGCCTCCgcctgccctcctcttcctcctagCAGCTACTACACGGCCGCCTTCcccccgctgcagccccctggcCTCCACGCCCACCTGGGCCAGCTCTCCCCGCCGCCCGACCACCACGGCTTTGACACCTTGGACCAGCTGAGCCAAGCCGAGCTGCTGGGGGAGATGGACCGCAACGAATTCGACCAATATCTCAACACCCCCGGCCACGGCGAGCACCACGCCGGGGCTTTGGCCAGCGGACACGTCCCGGCGGCTTCGGCGGCCGGTGGGTCCCAGGCGGCGGAGACCAGCCTCATCTCCGTCCTTGCTGATGCCACGGCCACCTACTACAACAACTACAGCGTCTCCTAG